In Magnetospirillum sp. 15-1, the sequence TAAGTCATACATGCAGCCACCTTCATGCCGGGGATTTCAGCCCCTCTCAATCACCGTCTAGCCCTAGTTGAATTGCTAGGTCTTGATATCTGGCTTGATTGCCCCATTAGAGCGCAACTATTCTGCACCCTCAGAAGTTTTGACACTATATGGTGCAGAAGTGGACGGTTCCACCGTTGAAAGCAATTTGACAGAGCGGGAACGTGACGTCTTACAGCTTATTGCCTCTGGAAAGAGCAGTAAGGAAATCGCGCGCCATCTGGGAATATCCATTGGCGGTGTCAATTTTCACATCTTGAATGCAATGAAAAAACTTGGCGCCGCGACCCGGGCGCATGCGGTGGCCCGCGCTATCTTCCTTGGGCTTCTTCTGCCGGAGATCGGGCGGAACTGATACGCCGCCGTGACCGACGACCGTTTCGGCATGCTGGGATGGGGGCCTTGCGGGATATTTTGGACAGCACACTGGAAAGCGGAACCGAGGGACCCGACAGACAGGTTCTGTTCGAGGGCGCCACGCTGGCCATACTGGCCCGCGTGCTGGAAGGCGGAACACGGGTCGATCTGGCCGTATCCGACTACCTCGCCCTCTTTCCCATCGGGGCAGACGAATCCCATATCCGGGCGGACCTGATCATCTGTGTCTCCGACTGCCACAGCCTGCTGCTGCGCGCCGCCGGCCGGCACCCGGAAAGCGCCCGGCTGGTTCTCGACGACACGACCCGCGCATGGCGAAGCACCGATGCCGCCGACCGCCTGGACGCCAAGCTCGGAATTACCCGAATTCAGGCCTGCATCGGCAACATCCGCCGGGCCATCGGCCCCATCGCCTGACGCCCCTCCTCCGAATCGCTTCGAGTCGCATTTCGTGCTACAATAACCGCTGACGTTGGAAGAAGTTGGGGAGGAGGACGCCATGTCCGTCTCCGCTGTTTCATCGGTCACGGCCACGCAAACCAGTTACCCGATCCTGGTGAACGGTTTCCTGTGCTTCAGCGCGGCCGATGTCGCCGCCGCGCGCGATTTCACCAACCCGCGCGCCGACCAGAACACCTCGGCCCAGAACACCTCGGCCCTGAATCAGATCGGTTCGTCGCAGCAATACCCGCGCACCATCAACGGCCAGCAGGTCTTCAACGATGCCCAGGCGGCGGCGGCCCGCAATTTCACCAGCGCCAACCGGCCGCAGACGTCGGGGACGCGCGGGACCATCTTCGACTTCTATGCCTGAACCGCCGGCACACGCCCCACCATCACCGCGAAGCTGACGTTCTTGTAGCGGCATTCCACCTCGGCCAGCCCCGCCTGGCGCAGCCAGTCCAGTTGCGGCGCCAGCGGCGTGCGGCGGTCCAGGGTCTGGCGCTCGATGGCCGCCGCGATGTCGGCCGCCGACACGCCCGCCCGCCGGATGGCCTCGTGCCAGTGCCGCCAGTAGCGGGCCTCCATCTCTGGAGTGTCGCCGGCCACCTGATCGGCGTTGATCACCACGCCGCCGGGCTTGGCGGCACGGGCCATGGCGGCATAGACCGCCCGCTTGCCCTCGTCCTCCAGATGGTGGATGGACAGCGCCGACATCACCACGTCGTAGACGCCGTCCTCGGCGAGAGCGAGATGATTCATCACCCGGAATTCCACCCCGGGCTTCCGCCCGGCGAAACGCTCCTGGGCGCGCGCCAGCATGTCCCCGGCCAGATCGGTCAGCACCAGACGGGCATCGGGCCGCCGCTCGGCCACCAGGGCGGACAGCAAACCGGTGCCCGCCCCCAGGTCGAGGATGCGGGCACCGGCCGGGGCGAATTCCGCCGCCAGATCGACGGCAGCGCCGTAGAAATCGTCGAAGCAGGGAATCAACCGCCGCCGCAATCCATCATAGGAGCGGGCGGCGCCATTGAAGGCGGCTTCGATGGTTAAAGGCATATTACACTTCCCTGAAATAAGGAGCTTTCCAACATCGGGGTATATTGGACTATCATTCCCCCTCGACGCCAGCCGAGGAAGGATCATCCGTGAGCCAGGAACATCCCTTTGCCCAATACGTCCGCATTCTCGGCAAGGGGCCGCGCCTGTCCCGGCCGCTGACCTTCGAGGAGGCCCGCGACAGCTTCGCCATGGTGATGCGGGGCGAGGTGGAACCGGTGCAACTGGGGG encodes:
- a CDS encoding helix-turn-helix transcriptional regulator is translated as MDGSTVESNLTERERDVLQLIASGKSSKEIARHLGISIGGVNFHILNAMKKLGAATRAHAVARAIFLGLLLPEIGRN
- a CDS encoding class I SAM-dependent methyltransferase; protein product: MPLTIEAAFNGAARSYDGLRRRLIPCFDDFYGAAVDLAAEFAPAGARILDLGAGTGLLSALVAERRPDARLVLTDLAGDMLARAQERFAGRKPGVEFRVMNHLALAEDGVYDVVMSALSIHHLEDEGKRAVYAAMARAAKPGGVVINADQVAGDTPEMEARYWRHWHEAIRRAGVSAADIAAAIERQTLDRRTPLAPQLDWLRQAGLAEVECRYKNVSFAVMVGRVPAVQA